Proteins found in one Campylobacter concisus genomic segment:
- a CDS encoding diacylglycerol kinase yields the protein MRNQPEYKFFKNFGYAREGLAEIFKNEKSFRIEIYIFLVTTISLFFWNFDLVFNLFLIFSMAFVLVCECLNSGLERVTDLASPDYHALAKAAKDAGSAAVMIANFLCGALWCVAIGYKIWS from the coding sequence ATGAGAAACCAGCCAGAGTATAAATTTTTTAAAAATTTTGGCTACGCAAGAGAGGGTTTGGCTGAAATTTTCAAAAACGAAAAGAGCTTTCGAATAGAAATTTATATATTTTTGGTAACTACGATCTCGCTATTTTTTTGGAATTTTGACCTTGTTTTTAATCTATTTTTGATCTTTAGCATGGCATTTGTGCTAGTTTGCGAATGCCTAAACTCTGGCTTAGAGCGAGTAACTGATCTTGCAAGCCCAGACTATCACGCCCTAGCAAAGGCGGCAAAAGATGCAGGAAGTGCAGCTGTGATGATCGCAAATTTCTTATGTGGCGCGCTTTGGTGCGTGGCAATAGGATATAAAATTTGGAGCTAG
- a CDS encoding exodeoxyribonuclease III, giving the protein MKLISWNVNGLRALVTKDGFAWLTEQKPDFLALQEIKVKESDVPKEIYNLGFKDISVNSGERAGYSGVMSLANFDISTQKAAFFDDTEGRVLEHRFGNIVLFNIYFPNGQKDDERLAYKMDFYEKFLAYCKELIKNGKEVIFCGDVNTAHREIDLKNPKANAKTSGFLPIERAWVDEVLKSGFIDTFRAINGDVADAYSWWSYRFNARAKNVGWRIDYFFISQGLKDRLKDAFILPEITGSDHCPVGIDIEI; this is encoded by the coding sequence TTGAAACTTATTAGCTGGAACGTAAATGGCCTTAGAGCACTTGTAACAAAAGATGGTTTTGCATGGCTTACGGAGCAAAAGCCTGATTTTTTGGCGCTTCAGGAGATTAAAGTCAAAGAAAGTGATGTGCCAAAAGAAATTTATAATCTTGGCTTTAAAGATATCAGTGTAAATTCAGGCGAGAGAGCCGGATACTCTGGCGTGATGAGCCTAGCAAATTTTGACATTTCTACACAAAAGGCAGCTTTTTTCGACGACACGGAAGGGCGTGTTTTGGAACATAGATTTGGCAATATCGTGCTTTTTAATATCTATTTTCCAAACGGACAAAAGGATGACGAGCGCCTAGCCTATAAAATGGACTTTTACGAGAAATTTTTAGCTTACTGCAAAGAACTTATAAAAAACGGCAAAGAGGTGATATTTTGTGGTGATGTAAATACCGCTCACCGCGAGATCGACCTTAAAAATCCAAAGGCAAATGCCAAAACTTCTGGCTTTTTGCCTATTGAGCGAGCGTGGGTCGACGAGGTGCTAAAAAGTGGCTTTATCGATACCTTTAGAGCCATAAATGGCGACGTAGCGGACGCTTACTCGTGGTGGAGCTACCGTTTTAATGCAAGGGCAAAAAACGTCGGTTGGAGGATTGATTATTTCTTCATCTCGCAAGGATTAAAGGATAGGCTAAAAGACGCATTTATCTTGCCAGAGATCACAGGTAGCGATCACTGCCCGGTTGGTATAGATATAGAAATTTAG
- a CDS encoding bifunctional diguanylate cyclase/phosphodiesterase, translating into MSTKRTRTVLSVLVAIFFVSAFFIYKANIAIDTAHKFDDGILNLKFIDNEITFSLNNIYDVSNYDKLNADINSFDTNLSNLSMLSDEMLLFHQNEITKDLQNIRDVFSKKVFFLQRSAYVNSSIDSYIQISQYEIQNLALPNKLEAVFYAIKGALMLSPEVIDEISKQIKMYKNEYKDNQKAQNILDKILYATQATKTLRTISNSAKELHLDNLIENFRNKILEFHSDEVNNAKIAQIICLLTFIIFCAFGLYQIKMASERLRQIKLLRSTVENDHSSIIYCDKHNRISYVNKTFEEKTGYKLKEIIGKNPRILKSYMHPQSFYESIKEAVQKSLPWESDELISRTKSGDFLYEKVKFSPFFFKNKFEGYIAVKLDRTKETLILNELTQKNEQIKIQSSIDKLTGFGNYFALTEILDAQKDGVLICLSIKNFKILRFFYQTKIIDAMLKAVADTLKLCIDTSEIKAKLFRFQDDAFYIWYEGDNIVRDIEYIREYFGSNRINVAIDEKFENLPGIKMVFGVSLPNDTPQTNRLMQSVLANQLAIENGSNIYYYLENDAIEMKYHKNQLAVQLIEDALENDRVIVEAQGIFNLEENETEAKYYEVLVRIIDQNGKIHYPGEFLDIAMKTQLYPQITKKVIALAFDLAKKYPDYTFSINLSNTDIADASMRELIENKLIECKDPNKICFEMLESEELSDYVAVNSFIKRVKGYGCKISIDDFGSGYSNYYRILELDIDTIKIDGSIIKKLPFDENARVLVETIVSFAKKQGYKIVAEFASSEEILNQIKNFGIPYAQGFLLGKPRRME; encoded by the coding sequence ATGAGTACTAAACGAACAAGAACCGTACTTAGCGTCTTAGTAGCTATATTTTTCGTTAGTGCATTTTTTATATATAAAGCAAATATAGCCATTGATACGGCTCATAAATTTGATGATGGAATTTTAAATCTAAAATTTATAGACAATGAGATAACTTTTTCTTTAAATAATATTTATGATGTCTCAAACTACGACAAACTCAATGCTGACATAAATTCTTTTGATACAAATTTGAGCAACCTTTCAATGCTTAGTGATGAGATGTTGTTATTTCATCAAAATGAAATAACAAAAGACCTACAAAACATAAGAGATGTATTTAGTAAAAAAGTATTTTTTCTACAAAGATCAGCTTATGTAAACTCATCTATAGATTCTTATATCCAAATAAGTCAATATGAGATACAAAATCTAGCGCTTCCAAATAAGCTTGAGGCTGTATTCTATGCGATAAAAGGCGCTTTGATGCTTAGTCCTGAAGTAATAGATGAAATTTCAAAGCAAATAAAAATGTATAAAAATGAGTATAAAGATAACCAAAAAGCTCAAAATATATTAGACAAGATACTTTATGCGACTCAAGCTACAAAAACTTTACGTACAATCTCAAATAGTGCAAAAGAGCTACATCTTGATAATCTAATAGAAAATTTTAGAAACAAAATCCTAGAATTTCACTCTGATGAGGTGAATAACGCAAAAATAGCTCAGATAATTTGCCTACTTACATTTATAATATTTTGTGCATTTGGCCTCTATCAAATCAAAATGGCCTCAGAGCGTTTAAGACAGATAAAACTCTTAAGATCCACGGTTGAAAACGATCATAGCTCTATTATCTATTGCGATAAACACAATAGAATTTCATACGTAAATAAAACCTTTGAAGAAAAAACTGGCTACAAGCTAAAAGAAATAATAGGCAAAAACCCAAGAATACTAAAATCATATATGCACCCGCAAAGCTTTTATGAATCTATAAAAGAGGCTGTGCAAAAATCTCTACCTTGGGAGAGCGATGAGCTTATAAGTAGAACAAAAAGCGGTGATTTTTTATATGAAAAGGTAAAATTTTCGCCATTTTTCTTTAAAAATAAATTTGAGGGCTATATAGCGGTAAAACTTGATAGGACTAAAGAGACACTGATACTAAACGAGCTAACTCAAAAAAATGAACAAATAAAAATACAATCTTCAATCGATAAACTAACAGGCTTTGGCAATTACTTTGCTTTAACTGAAATTTTAGACGCACAAAAAGATGGAGTGCTCATTTGCTTAAGCATTAAGAATTTTAAAATTTTAAGATTCTTTTATCAAACTAAGATTATCGATGCAATGCTAAAAGCAGTAGCTGATACACTAAAGCTTTGTATAGATACTTCTGAGATAAAAGCAAAGCTATTTAGATTTCAAGACGATGCATTTTATATATGGTATGAAGGCGATAATATCGTAAGAGATATTGAATATATAAGAGAATATTTTGGTTCAAATAGAATAAATGTCGCTATTGATGAAAAATTTGAAAATTTACCAGGCATAAAGATGGTATTTGGTGTTTCATTGCCAAACGATACCCCACAAACTAACCGCCTAATGCAATCAGTCCTTGCAAATCAGCTCGCAATAGAAAATGGTAGCAATATTTACTACTATCTAGAAAATGACGCCATTGAGATGAAATATCACAAAAACCAGCTGGCAGTTCAGCTAATCGAAGATGCGTTAGAAAACGATAGAGTTATCGTAGAAGCACAAGGTATCTTTAACTTAGAAGAAAATGAGACCGAAGCAAAGTATTATGAAGTCTTGGTTCGTATAATCGATCAAAATGGTAAGATACACTATCCGGGCGAATTTTTAGATATTGCTATGAAAACTCAGTTATATCCGCAAATAACCAAAAAAGTTATAGCCCTTGCATTTGATTTAGCCAAAAAATATCCAGACTATACATTCTCAATAAATTTATCTAATACAGACATAGCCGACGCTAGTATGAGAGAGCTTATAGAAAATAAACTAATAGAGTGCAAAGATCCTAATAAAATTTGTTTTGAAATGCTAGAGAGCGAAGAGCTTAGCGACTATGTTGCGGTAAATTCTTTCATAAAACGCGTCAAAGGCTATGGATGTAAAATTTCGATTGATGACTTTGGCTCAGGATACTCAAACTATTACCGAATTTTGGAGCTTGATATAGACACCATAAAGATAGATGGCTCGATAATCAAAAAGCTTCCATTTGACGAAAATGCTAGAGTTCTAGTAGAAACCATCGTAAGCTTTGCAAAAAAACAAGGCTACAAAATAGTAGCCGAGTTTGCAAGTTCAGAAGAAATTTTAAACCAAATCAAAAATTTTGGAATACCTTACGCACAAGGTTTCTTACTAGGCAAGCCTCGCAGAATGGAATAG
- the prfA gene encoding peptide chain release factor 1 produces MFADKLHPFLDRYNEISTLLSDPNIANDIEKMTKLSKEQSSIEPVATASTKYLEILKDIDENKALLEDSELGELAKEELKNLEISREKLEEEIKILLLPKDPNDDKNIFLEIRAGTGGDEAALFVGDLFNAYIRYAELRGYKFEIVSQSEGNTGGFKEIIVLIKGKGAYSRLKFEGGTHRVQRVPETESQGRVHTSAVTVAIMPEVEDSEIEINPNDIRVDVMRSSGHGGQSVNTTDSAVRITHIPTGLVVTNQDGKSQHKNKEAAMKVLKARLYELQEQERLVKETSERKSQVGTGDRSGRIRTYNYPQNRISDHRINLTLYRLDAIMAAGLFDEIIEPLITHYQAEAMLEAGI; encoded by the coding sequence AAATATAGCAAACGATATCGAAAAGATGACAAAGCTCTCAAAAGAGCAATCATCTATCGAGCCAGTCGCAACTGCCTCAACAAAATATCTAGAAATTTTAAAAGATATCGACGAAAATAAAGCCCTACTTGAGGACTCTGAGCTCGGAGAGCTTGCAAAAGAGGAGCTTAAAAATTTAGAGATTTCAAGAGAAAAGCTTGAAGAAGAGATAAAAATTTTACTTCTTCCAAAAGATCCAAACGATGATAAAAATATATTTTTAGAAATTCGTGCAGGTACTGGTGGTGATGAGGCCGCGCTATTTGTTGGGGATCTTTTTAATGCTTACATTAGATATGCAGAACTTCGTGGATATAAATTTGAGATCGTTAGTCAAAGCGAAGGCAATACTGGTGGCTTTAAAGAGATCATCGTACTTATAAAAGGTAAAGGTGCTTACTCGAGGCTAAAATTTGAAGGCGGCACACACAGAGTTCAACGTGTGCCAGAGACCGAGAGCCAGGGCAGGGTGCATACTTCAGCTGTGACTGTGGCTATTATGCCAGAGGTTGAGGATAGTGAGATCGAGATCAATCCAAATGATATAAGAGTTGATGTTATGAGAAGCTCAGGTCATGGCGGTCAGTCGGTAAATACAACTGATAGTGCCGTTAGGATCACGCATATACCAACAGGACTTGTTGTAACAAACCAAGATGGCAAGAGCCAACATAAAAACAAAGAAGCTGCGATGAAGGTGCTAAAGGCTAGACTTTATGAGCTTCAAGAGCAAGAGAGACTTGTAAAAGAGACTAGTGAGCGAAAGAGCCAAGTTGGCACTGGGGATCGTTCTGGCAGGATAAGGACATACAATTATCCGCAAAACCGCATAAGTGATCACCGTATAAATTTAACACTTTACCGTCTTGATGCGATTATGGCTGCGGGATTATTTGACGAGATCATCGAGCCACTTATTACACATTATCAAGCAGAAGCCATGCTAGAAGCTGGCATTTAA
- a CDS encoding type II secretion system protein, with protein sequence MKKGFTMIELIFVIVILGILAAVAIPKLALTRDDAEISKTASNIQTLISDLGSYYTSQGEFASGTDAVKKMSNVKTPVKAKNDECLEVGTGNNTNGEIGITVKTGGLCGQVWELPGLADVKTLIESSDNKTANSLKFGGMGIKYK encoded by the coding sequence ATGAAAAAAGGCTTTACGATGATTGAGTTGATCTTCGTGATCGTTATATTGGGCATATTAGCTGCGGTTGCTATACCAAAACTAGCTTTAACAAGGGATGATGCAGAGATATCAAAAACTGCTTCAAATATACAAACGCTTATTTCGGACTTGGGTTCTTACTATACTTCACAAGGCGAATTTGCTTCTGGTACAGATGCTGTTAAAAAGATGTCAAATGTAAAAACACCAGTAAAAGCAAAAAATGATGAGTGTTTAGAAGTAGGTACCGGAAATAACACTAATGGAGAGATAGGCATTACTGTAAAAACAGGTGGTCTTTGTGGACAAGTTTGGGAATTGCCTGGCTTGGCAGATGTTAAAACTCTAATTGAAAGTAGCGATAATAAGACAGCTAATTCGCTTAAATTTGGCGGCATGGGCATAAAATATAAATAA
- a CDS encoding replication/maintenance protein RepL encodes MNEEIYKAIIGEKKVEIINLLVKSCDENGFIVVKISEICEKLDVSKPTVINTFKLLEEKKIFERVKNGVYRFKNL; translated from the coding sequence ATGAATGAAGAAATTTATAAGGCAATCATTGGCGAGAAAAAGGTAGAAATTATAAATTTGCTAGTTAAAAGCTGTGATGAAAATGGCTTCATTGTCGTAAAAATTTCAGAAATTTGTGAAAAGCTAGATGTGAGCAAACCAACCGTAATAAATACCTTTAAGCTGCTTGAAGAGAAGAAAATTTTTGAGAGAGTGAAAAATGGAGTTTATAGATTTAAAAATTTATAG
- a CDS encoding TOBE domain-containing protein translates to MSISARNQLNVEITEVRTGAVNSLISAKLAGGEVLKATVTVDSEKGLDLKVGKKAIFLFKASSVIVSKDDSIKLSATNQIKGVVSEIKDGAVNVEVIIDVNGSKISAIITRESVSSLALKAGDKVTAIIKATQIIVGVK, encoded by the coding sequence ATGTCAATAAGTGCAAGAAATCAACTAAATGTTGAGATCACAGAGGTAAGAACAGGTGCGGTAAATTCGCTAATATCTGCTAAGCTTGCAGGCGGAGAGGTGCTAAAAGCAACTGTTACGGTTGATAGTGAAAAAGGTCTTGATCTTAAAGTTGGCAAAAAAGCTATCTTTTTATTCAAAGCTTCAAGCGTTATCGTTTCAAAAGATGATAGCATCAAGCTTAGCGCTACAAACCAAATCAAAGGCGTTGTTAGCGAGATAAAAGACGGAGCTGTAAATGTTGAAGTTATTATCGATGTAAATGGCAGTAAAATTTCAGCTATCATCACAAGAGAGTCAGTTAGCAGCCTAGCTTTAAAAGCGGGAGATAAAGTAACTGCAATCATCAAAGCAACTCAAATTATAGTTGGTGTTAAATAA
- a CDS encoding cytochrome-c peroxidase, with translation MKGIILCLFIITISFCKYESYKPLTVVKYNEEKALLGKKLFFDKRLSPNENYSCQTCHNLYWNLSGSNQDSMEKGTLNPPTILNAAANYLFYSDAKISNLKDQVKESITSRIELNSDNDKIVDSVNNISEYKILFKKIYNDGINFDNIADAIAEFEKAILSVDSPFDRFISGDNNAIDDSAKKGFEIFNNIGCAACHNGRNLGGNLTQDIGREKISALDTSKRLRRVPSLRNITKTAPYLSHGEINDLKEAISFIGNYQLGYVLSKDEIDALYSFFLTLNGKKPRILNEY, from the coding sequence ATGAAGGGCATTATACTTTGTCTATTTATCATCACTATTTCATTTTGTAAATATGAATCCTATAAACCTCTTACGGTAGTAAAATATAATGAAGAAAAGGCTCTGCTTGGCAAAAAACTCTTTTTTGACAAAAGGCTAAGCCCAAATGAAAACTACTCTTGCCAAACTTGTCATAACTTGTATTGGAATTTAAGCGGAAGCAACCAAGATAGCATGGAAAAAGGCACTTTAAATCCTCCAACCATATTAAATGCTGCAGCAAATTATCTGTTTTATAGCGATGCAAAGATTAGCAATTTAAAAGATCAAGTAAAAGAGTCCATAACTTCTAGAATAGAACTAAACTCAGATAACGACAAGATAGTGGATTCTGTAAATAATATCTCTGAGTACAAAATTTTATTTAAAAAAATTTATAATGACGGCATTAATTTTGATAATATTGCAGATGCAATAGCTGAGTTTGAAAAGGCTATCTTGAGTGTTGATTCACCATTTGATCGTTTTATATCAGGTGATAACAATGCCATAGATGATAGTGCAAAGAAAGGATTTGAGATATTTAATAATATAGGCTGTGCTGCTTGTCATAATGGTAGAAATTTGGGAGGAAATTTGACACAAGATATTGGCCGAGAAAAAATTTCTGCCTTAGATACAAGCAAAAGATTAAGAAGAGTGCCATCACTAAGAAATATTACAAAAACTGCTCCATATTTATCTCATGGAGAGATAAACGATCTAAAAGAGGCTATAAGCTTTATTGGTAACTACCAGCTAGGATACGTTCTTAGCAAAGATGAAATTGATGCTTTATACTCATTTTTTCTGACATTAAATGGTAAAAAGCCTAGGATATTAAATGAGTACTAA